The following are encoded in a window of Vicugna pacos chromosome 2, VicPac4, whole genome shotgun sequence genomic DNA:
- the UTP3 gene encoding something about silencing protein 10: MVGRSRRRGAAKWAAARHKADHGPADENDLESPPSPGDSSYYQDKVDDFHEARSQAALTKGWSEVESGDEEEDGDEEEEVLALDVADEDDEDGESTGDEEDDDDDGGSSVQSEAEASVDPSLSWGHRKKLYYDTDYGSKSRGRQSQQEVEEEEREEEEEAQLIQRRLAQDLQEDDFGVTWVEAFAKPVPQVNEAETRVVKDLAKVSVKEKLKMLRKESPELLELIDDLKVKLTEMKDELEPLLRLVEQRIIPPGKGSQYLRTKYNLYLNYCSNISFYLILKARRVPAHGHPVIERLVTYRNLINKLSVVDQKLSSEIRHLLTLKDGAGKKGLNLKAKSTKTKPKSVSETSAAASAVTDLSDDSDLHEEAALKYYKEVEDKQKLKRKKEENSTEEQALEDPNAKRAITYQIAKNRGLTPRRKKIDRNPRVKHREKFRRAQIRRRGQVREVRREEQRYSGELSGIRAGVKKSIKLK, from the coding sequence ATGGTGGGGAGATCCCGGCGGCGCGGAGCGGCCAAGTGGGCTGCTGCGAGACACAAGGCAGATCACGGCCCGGCCGACGAAAATGATTTAGAATCTCCACCCTCACCGGGGGACTCCAGCTACTACCAGGATAAGGTAGATGATTTCCATGAGGCTCGATCTCAGGCCGCCTTGACTAAGGGCTGGAGCGAAGTGGAGAGTGGGGACGAGGAGGAGGATGgcgatgaggaggaggaggtgcttGCCCTAGATGTTGCTGATGAGGACGACGAAGATGGCGAGAGTACGGGGGATGAGGAggatgacgatgatgatggtggGAGCTCTGTGCAGAGTGAGGCTGAGGCCTCGGTGGATCCTAGTTTGTCGTGGGGTCATAGGAAAAAACTTTACTATGACACGGACTATGGTTCCAAGTCCCGAGGCCGGCAGAGTCAACAAGAAgtagaggaagaggaaagagaggaggaagaggaggcacaGCTCATTCAGCGGCGCCTAGCCCAAGACCTGCAAGAGGACGATTTTGGAGTCACCTGGGTGGAGGCCTTTGCAAAACCGGTACCTCAGGTAAATGAGGCTGAGACACGAGTCGTGAAGGATTTGGCAAAAGTTTCGGTGAAAGAGAAGCTGAAAATGCTGCGGAAGGAATCACCAGAGCTCTTGGAGCTGATAGATGACCTTAAAGTTAAGTTGACAGAGAtgaaggatgagctggagccatTGCTCCGGTTGGTGGAACAAAGGATCATTCCACCCGGAAAAGGAAGCCAGTACCTGAGGACCAAGTACAACCTCTATTTGAACTACTGCTCCAACATCAGTTTTTATTTGATCCTGAAAGCTAGGAGAGTCCCTGCACATGGACATCCTGTCATAGAAAGGCTTGTTACCTACAGAAATTTGATCAACAAGCTGTCAGTTGTGGATCAGAAGCTCTCCTCCGAGATTCGTCATCTACTCACACTTAAAGATGGTGCAGGAAAGAAAGGACTGAATCTAAAAGCAAAATCCACGAAGACCAAGCCAAAATCTGTTTCAGAGACTtctgctgctgcctctgctgTTACAGACCTTTCTGATGATTCTGATTTACATGAAGAAGCTGCATTGAAGTACTATAAAGAAGTAGAAGACAAGcaaaaattgaagagaaagaaagaagaaaatagtacTGAAGAACAGGCTCTTGAAGATCCAAATGCAAAGAGAGCCATTACTTACCAGATTGCTAAAAACAGGGGACTTACACCCAGGAGAAAGAAGATTGATCGAAATCCCAGAGTGAAACACCGGGAGAAGTTCAGAAGAGCCCAAATTCGCAGAAGAGGCCAGGTTCGTGAAGTTCGTAGAGAAGAGCAACGTTATAGTGGTGAACTATCTGGCATTCGTGCAGGAGTTAAAAAGAGCattaagcttaaataa